From a region of the Oryza sativa Japonica Group chromosome 6, ASM3414082v1 genome:
- the LOC9271037 gene encoding uncharacterized protein, which yields MMASSRAALLVAVLLLLLVSSLSVRAEADQVARAPALAPDVAAASWVQQGSQEAAAPGRPGMGMGKNGAARWRRTAGRRGRGGGGGGTGAWAFSAMLPRGFVPPSGSSACHNDMPAAAADAEFFVCGGGDGSP from the coding sequence ATGATGGCTTCCTCCCGCGCCGCGCTGCTCGTCGCtgttctcctcctcctgctggtctcctccctctccgtccGAGCCGAGGCGGATCAGGTGGCGCGAgcgccggcgctggcgccggACGTTGCCGCGGCGAGCTGGGTACAGCAGGGATCGCaggaagcggcggcgccggggcggcCTGGAATGGGCATGGGCAAGAAcggcgcggcgaggtggaggaggacggcggggcggcgcggccggggaggaggaggaggaggcaccgGCGCGTGGGCGTTCTCGGCGATGCTGCCCCGTGGGTTCGTGCCGCCGTCGGGATCGTCGGCGTGCCACAACGAcatgccggccgccgccgccgacgcggagtTCTTcgtgtgcggcggcggcgacgggagccCGTga